From Cheilinus undulatus linkage group 17, ASM1832078v1, whole genome shotgun sequence, one genomic window encodes:
- the LOC121525219 gene encoding nuclear factor 7, brain-like has translation MASKLEEDLSCPVCLDIFKDPVILSCSHSFCRECVEKSWKEKEDKECPICKRRHSKGLLPPNFALKNLCETFLLEREQRASEDLCSLHQETLKLFCLDHQEPVCVVCRDSEKHAKHTIRPTDEAVQQHKKNLEKTLQPLKKKLEALKDVKMKFDQTEAHMVVQARHTEKQIKEQFKKLHQFLAEEEEARLRALREEEEQKRKRMKEQMEALRAQIADLSQTVRATEDQLTAQDISFLRNYKAAVERVQQRPLLEEPQLPSGALIDQAKHLGNLAFKIWTKMKDMVSYTPVILDPNTAGLKLILSDDLTTVRDGGERQQLPDNPERIGGILTIYYSVLGSEGFNSGTHSWDVEVRDCDLWFLGVLPESAERKGNTLCKMWAVEFSDGKYRTFSPSHPDTVLSMQTEPKRIRVNLDCNRGELSFSDPDTNTLIHSFTHTFTDRMLPVFSNFCRSPLQILPEKISVSVEPN, from the coding sequence ATGGCGTCCAAGTTAGAGGAGGATCTGAGCTGTCCGGTCTGTCTGGACATCTTTAAAGATCCCGTGATCCtgtcctgcagccacagcttcTGTAGAGAGTGTGTGGAGAAGAGctggaaggagaaggaggacaagGAGTGTCCCATCTGTAAGAGGAGACACTCAAAGGGATTATTACCTCCTAACTTTGCTTTAAAGAATCTGTGTGAGACTTTTCTGCtggagagagaacagagagctTCAGAGGatctctgcagtctgcatcagGAGACGCTCAAACTCTTCTGTCTGGACCATCAGGAGCCGGTGTGTGTTGTCTGCAGAGATTCAGAAAAACACGCCAAACACACGATCAGACCCACTGATGAAGCTGTTCAACAACACAAGAAGAACCTTGAGAAAACTCTGCAGCCTTTAAAGAAGAAGTTAGAGGCTcttaaagatgttaaaatgaaGTTTGATCAAACAGAAGCTCACATGGTGGTCCAGGCCCGACACACAGAGAAGCAGATTAAGGAGCAGTTCAAGAAGCTTCATCAGTTtctagcagaggaagaggaggccagGCTGCGTGcactgagggaggaagaggagcagaagaggaagaggatgaaggAGCAGATGGAGGCTCTGAGAGCACAGATAGCAGATCTTTCACAGACAGTCAGAGCCACAGAGGACCAGCTGACGGCCCAAGACATCTCCTTCCTGAGAAACTACAAGGCTGCAGTGGAGAGAGTCcagcagcgccccctgctggaggagccacagctgccctcagGAGCTCTGATAGACCAGGCCAAACACCTGGGCAACCTGGCCTTCAAGATCTGGACCAAGATGAAGGACATGGTCTCCTACACACCCGTCATTCTAGACCCAAACACTGCTGGATTAAAACTCATCCTGTCTGATGATCTGACCACTgtgagagatggaggagagagacagcagcttcctgataatccagagaggATTGGTGGTATCTTGACTATTTACTATTCTGTCCTGGGTTCTGAGGGCTTTAACTCAGGGACTCACAGCTGGGACGTTGAGGTCAGAGACTGTGATCTCTGGTTCCTGGGAGTGTTACCAGAGTCTGCTGAGAGGAAGGGAAacacattgtgtaaaatgtgggCAGTAGAGTTCTCTGATGGTAAATACAGAACATTCTCACCATCACATCCAGACACTGTTCTCTCAATGCAGACAGAACCAAAGAGGATCCGAGTGAATCTGGACTGTAACAGAGGAGAGCTGTCGTTCTCTGATCCTGATACTAACACACTCATACACTCCTTCACACACACTTTCACTGACAGGATGCTTCCAGTCTTTAGTAATTTTTGTCGCTCCCCACTGCAGATTCTCCCAGAGAAGATCTCTGTGAGCGTGGAACCAAACTAA
- the LOC121525220 gene encoding nuclear factor 7, brain-like has translation MASKLEEDLSCPVCLDIFEDPVMLSCSHSFCRECVEKSWKEKEDKECPICKRRHSKGSLPPNFAVKNLCETFLQERKRRASEDLCSLHQETLKLFCLDHQEPVCLICRDSKKHIKHKIRPIDEAVQQHKKNLEKTLQPLKKKLEALKDVKMKFDQTEAHMEVQARHTERQIKEQFKKLHHFLAEEEEARLRALREDEEQKRQRMKEQMEALRAQIADLSQTVRATEDQLTAQDVSFLKNYKAAVERVQQRPLLEEPQLSSGALIDQAKHLGNLGFKIWTKMKYVVPYTPVILDPNTAGLNLILSDDLTAVRDGGEKQQLPDNPERFCNCCSVLASEGFNSGTHSWDVKVRGNRHWYLGVLPESARRKRVIWSRVWAVGFDDEAKRIRVNLDCNRGELSFSDPDTNTLIHSFTHTFTDRMLPFFHTWLNPPLQILPEKISVSVEPNYTSMML, from the exons ATGGCGTCCAAGTTAGAGGAGGATCTTAGCTGTCCGGTCTGTCTGGACATCTTTGAAGATCCCGTCATGCtgtcctgcagccacagcttcTGTAGAGAGTGTGTGGAGAAGAGctggaaggagaaggaggacaagGAGTGTCCCATCTGCAAGAGGAGACACTCAAAGGGATCATTACCTCCTAACTTTGCTGTAAAGAATCTGTGTGAGACTTTTCTGCAGGAGAGAAAACGGAGAGCTTCAGAGGatctctgcagtctgcatcagGAGACGCTCAAACTCTTCTGTCTGGACCATCAGGAGCCGGTGTGTCTCATCTGCAGAGattcaaaaaaacacatcaaacacaAGATCAGACCCATTGATGAAGCTGTTCAACAACACAAGAAGAACCTTGAGAAAACTCTGCAGCCCTTAAAGAAGAAGTTAGAGGCTcttaaagatgttaaaatgaaGTTTGATCAAACAGAAGCTCACATGGAGGTCCAGGCCCgacacacagagaggcagatTAAGGAGCAGTTCAAGAAGCTTCATCACTTtctagcagaggaagaggaggccagGCTGCGTGCACTGagggaggatgaggagcagaagAGACAGAGGATGAAGGAGCAGATGGAGGCTCTGAGAGCACAGATAGCAGATCTTTCACAGACAGTCAGAGCCACAGAGGACCAGCTGACGGCCCAAGACGTCTCCTTCCTGAAAAACTACAAGGCTGCAGTGGAGAGAGTCcagcagcgccccctgctggaggAGCCACAGCTGTCCTCAGGAGCTCTGATAGACCAGGCCAAACACCtgggcaacctgggcttcaagaTCTGGACCAAGATGAAGTATGTGGTCCCCTACACGCCTGTCATTCTAGACCCAAACACTGCTGGATTAAACCTCATCCTGTCTGATGATCTGACTGCTgtgagagatggaggagagaaacagcagcttcctgataatccagagaggTTTTGCAATTGCTGCTCTGTCCTGGCCTCTGAGGGCTTTAACTCAGGGACTCACAGCTGGGATGTCAAGGTCAGAGGCAATAGACACTGGTACCTGGGAGTGTTACCAGAGTCTGCTAGGAGGAAGAGAGTCATATGGTCTAGAGTTTGGGCAGTAGGGTTCGATGATG AAGCAAAGAGGATCCGAGTGAATCTGGACTGTAACAGAGGAGAGCTGTCGTTCTCTGATCCTGATACTAACACACTCATACACTCCTTCACACACACTTTCACTGACAGGATGCTTCCATTTTTTCATACTTGGTTAAACCCCCCACTGCAGATTCTCCCAGAGAAGATCTCAGTGAGCGTGGAACCAAACTATACAAGCATGATGTTATGA